A genomic region of Candidatus Brocadiaceae bacterium contains the following coding sequences:
- the fusA gene encoding elongation factor G, with protein sequence MNLDRLRNIGIAAHIDAGKTTVSERILYYGGRLHRMGSVDEGTATMDWKPQEQERGITIVSAATSCFWTPRPYDPQAREQQYQINVIDTPGHVDFTMEVERCMRVLDGVVVVFCAVGGVQAQSETVWHQAERYRVPRICFVNKMDRAGGDFLQVVDEIRTRLGGHPVPVQMPLGEGADFAGVIDLIGRRAILFNDESLGARCELQPVPEELAGEAEHRRALLVEALCENVDWLGDKFLAEEPIEPADLMRAARQACIAGTVHLVFCGAALRNRGIQPLMDAVCDYLPAPDDVPAIAGTEPGSEKPAARHARPDEPLSALVFKVQAEKHGDLFYARVYSGTLAERSRVYNANQDKMEHVTHLYRLHANAREPITEAGPGAIVGVTGLRCSVTGDTLCDRRHPIVYERIDVPATVISMAIEPRSQAEKKKLDEALDALAREDPTFQRAVDAQTGQLLVSGMGELHLDIIRDRLLREFNVDARVGEPRVSYRESLKEPVTVDETFQKELEGRGQFARVVIRFEPSPTAGVVEFHNEVPKEALAPHLARAVQRTLMQSPSGILYGFPLIHVRATLQEATVHPVDSTELAFEAAATLAQRRALERGGCELYEPFMRLEIVIPEDDIGEVIGYVNGCRGAIQEVIARDSLQVLRAVAPLASLFGFATRLRSLTQGRGTYSMEPLEYRPAPPGTLDFV encoded by the coding sequence ATGAACCTGGACAGACTGCGCAACATCGGCATCGCCGCCCACATCGACGCCGGCAAGACCACCGTCTCGGAACGGATCCTCTACTACGGCGGCCGCCTCCACCGCATGGGAAGCGTCGACGAGGGCACCGCCACCATGGACTGGAAGCCCCAGGAGCAGGAGCGCGGCATCACCATCGTCTCAGCCGCCACCTCGTGCTTCTGGACGCCGCGCCCCTACGACCCCCAGGCCCGCGAACAGCAGTACCAGATCAACGTCATCGACACGCCCGGGCACGTCGACTTCACCATGGAAGTCGAACGCTGCATGCGCGTCCTGGACGGCGTCGTCGTCGTGTTCTGCGCCGTCGGCGGCGTGCAGGCACAGAGCGAGACCGTCTGGCACCAGGCCGAGCGCTACCGCGTGCCGCGCATCTGCTTTGTGAACAAGATGGACCGTGCCGGCGGCGACTTCCTGCAGGTCGTCGACGAGATACGCACGCGCCTGGGCGGCCACCCCGTGCCCGTGCAAATGCCGCTCGGAGAAGGGGCCGACTTCGCCGGGGTGATCGACCTGATCGGCCGGCGCGCCATCCTGTTCAACGACGAGTCCCTCGGCGCGCGCTGCGAACTCCAACCCGTCCCTGAGGAACTCGCCGGCGAGGCCGAACACCGGCGCGCCCTGCTGGTCGAAGCGCTCTGCGAGAACGTGGACTGGCTGGGTGACAAGTTCCTGGCCGAAGAGCCCATCGAACCGGCCGACCTGATGCGTGCGGCCCGCCAGGCCTGCATCGCCGGAACCGTGCACCTGGTCTTCTGCGGTGCCGCACTGCGCAATCGCGGCATCCAGCCCCTCATGGACGCCGTCTGCGACTACCTTCCCGCGCCCGACGACGTGCCGGCCATCGCCGGCACCGAACCCGGCTCCGAGAAGCCTGCAGCCCGCCACGCCCGGCCGGACGAACCGCTCAGCGCCCTGGTCTTCAAGGTGCAGGCCGAGAAGCACGGCGACCTGTTCTACGCCCGCGTTTACAGCGGCACCCTGGCCGAGCGCTCACGCGTCTACAACGCCAACCAGGACAAGATGGAGCACGTGACTCACCTCTATCGCCTGCACGCGAACGCGCGCGAGCCGATCACCGAGGCCGGGCCGGGCGCCATCGTGGGCGTCACCGGGCTGCGATGCTCCGTTACCGGCGACACCCTCTGCGACCGGCGCCACCCCATCGTCTACGAGCGCATCGACGTGCCGGCCACCGTCATCTCCATGGCCATCGAACCCCGCAGCCAGGCGGAGAAGAAGAAGCTCGACGAGGCCCTCGACGCGCTCGCGCGCGAGGACCCCACCTTCCAGCGGGCCGTCGATGCGCAGACCGGCCAGTTGCTCGTCAGCGGCATGGGCGAACTGCATCTGGACATCATCCGGGACCGGCTGCTGCGGGAGTTCAACGTGGACGCGCGCGTGGGCGAGCCGCGCGTGTCCTACCGCGAGAGCCTGAAGGAGCCCGTGACCGTCGACGAGACGTTCCAGAAGGAACTCGAGGGGCGCGGGCAGTTCGCGCGCGTCGTCATCCGGTTCGAGCCGTCCCCGACGGCGGGGGTCGTGGAGTTCCACAACGAGGTGCCCAAGGAAGCCCTGGCCCCCCACCTGGCCCGCGCCGTGCAGCGGACGCTGATGCAGAGCCCGTCGGGAATCCTGTACGGTTTCCCGCTCATCCACGTGCGGGCCACGCTGCAGGAGGCGACCGTGCATCCGGTCGATTCCACGGAACTGGCCTTCGAAGCGGCCGCCACCCTGGCTCAGCGCCGGGCGCTGGAGAGGGGCGGGTGCGAACTCTACGAGCCGTTCATGCGCCTGGAGATCGTGATCCCGGAGGACGACATCGGCGAGGTCATCGGCTACGTCAACGGCTGTCGGGGCGCGATTCAGGAAGTCATCGCACGCGACTCCCTGCAGGTCCTGCGCGCGGTGGCCCCCCTGGCCTCCCTGTTCGGCTTCGCCACCCGGCTGCGGTCCCTCACCCAGGGCCGCGGAACCTACAGCATGGAGCCGCTCGAGTACAGGCCCGCGCCGCCCGGCACGCTTGACTTCGTCTGA
- the rpoC gene encoding DNA-directed RNA polymerase subunit beta', whose amino-acid sequence MLDGSYDRINEYKAVKISLASPADVRSWSYGEVSEPETINYRTYRPERDGLFCERIFGPDRDWECSCGKYRGMKHKGIVCDRCGVKVTHSRVRRYRMGHITLAAPVVHIWFFKSMPCRLGNLLGIKSTDLQRIIYFQNFAVTDPGDTPLEYQQLLTEEEYRQAQREYGERAFTALMGAEAVKSFLRDLDLDQLCTELRAEMKTCSSKQRYKKIVKQLTEAEALKDSENRPEWMVLDVIPVIPPDLRPLVLLDSGNFASSDLNDLYRRIINRNNRLKKLLDLNAPDVIIRNEKRMLQQAVDALFDNSRCKRPVMGSSNRPLKSLTDMIKGKQGRFRENLLGKRVDYSARSVIVVGPELRLHQCGLPKKIALELYQPFIIRKLKEKGIADTLKNAKKELESKTDEVWDVLDEVIDRHPVLLNRAPTLHRMGIQAFDPVLVEGNAIRLHPLVCRGFNADFDGDAMAVHLPLSIEAQIEAKTLMMAPHNVFTPQSGRPIIGPSHDIVLGAYYLTVEPREAQPVVHSYSNLAEVHMAHAQRRIGIHSRVRVRMRSLTEVVTKDDEPPAAPQGLLETTVGRIIFNDILPEGLPFYNCPLASRGLSRVIHDCYRRLGRQQTVEMLDAIKDLGFHAATEAGISFAMQDLRLPPNKEKILAETEKLVKKVSNAYREGAITDVERSQRVIDEWNAATDAVAKEMFSELASDERDGRPYLNPVYLMMESGARGKSLQVSQLAGMRGLMAKPSGQIIETPIKANFREGLDVLEYFSSTHGARKGLADTALKTAESGYLTRRLADVAQNVIVAVEDCGTTNGVTKGPVVRGDRIVVPLRDIVTGRVARDNIVDLIRDEVIVRENQVITEEIARRIEELDERMKIRVRSPLTCEAESGVCAMCYGMDLARKTLAEIGLTVGILAAQSIGEPGTQLTMQTFHIGGVAIGGSQESEIATKRGGAVRFENLEVVRDPEGRNVSISRHGEIVIADDKGRELERHSVPLGAGVLVAEGEAVRKGQTLVEWDLHFTPVLAEVSGKVRYEDMVDGKTVRTERDETHGTSRKVVMEHKGDMHPQILIEGPDGNILSLYPLPEKAIVEVENGQTITAGTRLARTLREVQRTQDITGGLPRVTELFEARRPRDPAVISEIDGMVTDIERRRGRTAIRVEDPETGYQSEHVVPAGKHLRVNRADRITAGQALVDGPLVLDDILRISGEEALHNYMLQEIQNVYRTQDATIDDKHFEVIISQMTRRVRVTDPGDTYFLPDQLVDKFEFRKANERVIGQNGEPAQAEPVLLGITKAALSSESFISAASFQNTTRVLTQAALAGKVDVLAGLKENVILGHLIPSGTGFPAFASADVRRLAPAAAQELEAPTETG is encoded by the coding sequence ATGCTGGACGGCAGCTATGATCGGATCAACGAGTACAAGGCGGTGAAGATATCGCTCGCTTCGCCCGCCGACGTGCGGAGCTGGTCCTACGGCGAGGTCAGCGAGCCGGAGACGATCAACTACAGGACCTACCGCCCGGAGCGCGACGGCTTGTTCTGCGAGCGCATCTTCGGGCCGGATCGGGACTGGGAGTGCAGCTGCGGCAAGTACCGCGGCATGAAGCACAAGGGCATCGTCTGCGACCGCTGCGGCGTCAAGGTCACTCACAGCCGCGTGCGCCGTTACCGCATGGGCCATATCACCCTGGCCGCGCCCGTGGTGCACATCTGGTTCTTCAAGAGCATGCCGTGCCGCCTCGGCAACCTGCTGGGCATCAAGAGCACCGACCTGCAGCGCATCATCTACTTCCAGAACTTCGCCGTCACCGACCCCGGCGATACCCCGCTCGAATACCAGCAACTGCTCACCGAAGAGGAATACCGCCAGGCCCAGCGCGAATACGGCGAGCGCGCCTTCACCGCCCTGATGGGCGCCGAAGCCGTCAAGTCGTTCCTGCGGGACCTGGACCTCGACCAGCTCTGCACCGAACTGCGCGCCGAGATGAAGACCTGTAGCTCCAAGCAGCGCTACAAGAAGATCGTCAAGCAACTGACCGAGGCCGAGGCGCTCAAGGACAGCGAGAACCGCCCCGAGTGGATGGTCCTGGACGTTATCCCCGTCATCCCGCCGGACCTGCGGCCCCTCGTGCTGCTGGACAGCGGCAACTTCGCCTCCAGCGACCTGAACGACCTCTATCGCCGCATCATCAACCGCAACAACCGTCTCAAGAAGCTCCTGGACCTGAACGCGCCCGACGTGATCATCCGCAATGAGAAACGCATGCTGCAGCAGGCCGTCGACGCCCTGTTCGACAACAGCCGCTGCAAACGCCCGGTCATGGGCAGCAGCAACCGCCCGCTGAAGTCCCTGACGGACATGATCAAGGGCAAGCAGGGGCGGTTCCGCGAGAACCTGCTCGGAAAGCGCGTCGACTACTCCGCCCGCAGCGTCATCGTCGTCGGTCCGGAACTCCGGCTCCATCAGTGCGGCCTGCCGAAGAAGATCGCCCTGGAACTCTACCAGCCCTTCATCATCCGCAAGCTGAAAGAGAAGGGCATCGCCGATACCCTCAAGAACGCGAAGAAGGAACTGGAGAGCAAGACCGACGAGGTCTGGGACGTGCTCGACGAGGTGATCGACCGGCATCCGGTGCTCCTGAACCGCGCCCCGACCCTGCACCGGATGGGCATCCAGGCGTTCGACCCCGTCCTGGTGGAAGGGAACGCCATCCGGCTGCACCCGCTGGTCTGTCGCGGCTTCAACGCCGACTTCGACGGCGACGCCATGGCCGTGCACCTGCCGCTGAGCATCGAGGCCCAGATCGAGGCCAAGACGCTCATGATGGCGCCGCACAACGTCTTCACGCCGCAGAGCGGCCGCCCGATCATCGGCCCGTCGCACGACATCGTCCTCGGCGCCTATTACCTCACCGTGGAGCCGCGCGAGGCGCAGCCCGTCGTGCACAGCTACAGCAACCTGGCCGAAGTCCACATGGCCCACGCGCAGAGGCGCATCGGCATCCACTCCCGCGTCCGGGTGCGGATGCGCAGTCTGACCGAGGTCGTCACCAAGGACGACGAGCCGCCGGCTGCGCCCCAGGGGCTTCTGGAGACGACCGTCGGGCGGATCATCTTCAACGACATCCTCCCGGAGGGCCTGCCGTTCTACAACTGCCCGCTGGCCAGCCGGGGTCTGAGTCGCGTCATCCACGACTGCTACCGGCGCCTGGGCCGTCAGCAGACGGTCGAGATGCTCGACGCCATCAAGGACCTGGGGTTCCACGCCGCCACCGAAGCGGGCATCTCCTTCGCGATGCAGGACCTGCGGCTGCCGCCGAACAAGGAGAAGATCCTCGCCGAGACCGAGAAGCTCGTCAAGAAGGTCAGCAACGCCTATCGCGAAGGGGCCATCACGGACGTGGAGCGCAGCCAGCGCGTCATCGACGAGTGGAACGCGGCCACCGATGCCGTGGCCAAGGAGATGTTCAGCGAACTGGCCTCGGACGAGCGAGACGGCCGGCCCTACCTGAACCCCGTCTACCTGATGATGGAGTCCGGCGCGCGCGGCAAGTCCCTGCAGGTCAGCCAGTTGGCCGGCATGCGCGGCCTGATGGCCAAGCCCAGCGGACAGATCATCGAGACCCCCATCAAGGCGAACTTCCGCGAGGGGCTCGACGTGCTGGAGTACTTCAGCTCCACGCACGGCGCCCGCAAGGGCCTGGCGGACACCGCCCTCAAGACGGCTGAGAGCGGCTACCTCACCCGCCGGCTGGCCGACGTCGCTCAGAACGTCATCGTCGCCGTCGAGGACTGCGGCACCACCAACGGCGTCACCAAGGGGCCCGTTGTGCGGGGCGACCGGATCGTCGTGCCGCTGCGCGACATCGTGACCGGCCGCGTCGCCCGCGACAACATCGTGGACCTGATCCGCGACGAGGTCATCGTTCGCGAAAACCAGGTGATCACCGAGGAGATCGCCCGTCGGATCGAGGAGCTGGACGAGCGCATGAAGATCCGCGTCCGCTCCCCGCTGACCTGCGAGGCCGAGAGCGGAGTCTGCGCCATGTGCTACGGCATGGACCTGGCACGCAAGACGCTGGCCGAGATCGGCCTGACCGTGGGCATCCTGGCCGCCCAGTCGATCGGCGAACCCGGCACGCAGCTGACCATGCAGACGTTCCACATCGGCGGCGTGGCCATCGGCGGCAGCCAGGAGAGCGAGATCGCCACCAAGCGCGGCGGCGCCGTCCGGTTCGAGAACCTGGAGGTCGTGCGCGACCCGGAAGGCCGCAACGTGTCGATCAGCCGCCATGGCGAGATCGTCATCGCGGACGACAAGGGACGCGAACTCGAGCGCCACAGCGTGCCGCTCGGGGCCGGGGTGCTCGTGGCCGAGGGCGAGGCCGTTCGCAAGGGGCAGACGCTCGTCGAGTGGGACCTGCACTTCACCCCCGTGCTGGCCGAGGTCAGCGGCAAGGTCCGCTACGAGGACATGGTCGACGGCAAGACCGTGCGCACCGAGCGTGACGAGACGCACGGCACGAGCCGGAAGGTCGTCATGGAGCACAAGGGGGACATGCACCCCCAGATCCTGATCGAAGGCCCCGACGGCAACATCCTGAGCCTGTACCCGCTGCCCGAGAAGGCCATCGTCGAGGTCGAAAACGGCCAGACGATCACCGCCGGCACCCGCCTGGCCAGGACGCTGCGCGAGGTGCAGCGCACGCAGGACATCACCGGCGGCCTGCCGCGGGTGACCGAGCTGTTCGAGGCCCGACGCCCGCGCGACCCGGCCGTTATCAGCGAGATCGACGGCATGGTGACCGACATCGAGCGCCGGCGCGGCCGCACCGCCATCCGCGTGGAAGACCCCGAGACGGGCTACCAGTCCGAGCACGTCGTACCCGCAGGCAAGCACCTGCGCGTCAACCGCGCCGACCGGATCACCGCCGGCCAGGCGCTCGTCGACGGCCCACTGGTGCTCGACGACATCCTGAGGATCAGCGGCGAAGAGGCCCTGCACAACTACATGCTGCAGGAGATCCAGAACGTCTACCGCACACAGGACGCCACGATCGATGACAAGCACTTCGAGGTGATCATCTCCCAGATGACCAGGCGGGTGCGCGTGACCGACCCCGGCGACACCTACTTCCTGCCGGACCAACTCGTCGACAAGTTCGAGTTCCGAAAAGCCAACGAACGCGTCATCGGCCAGAACGGCGAACCGGCCCAGGCCGAACCCGTCCTGCTGGGCATCACGAAGGCCGCGCTGTCCAGCGAGAGCTTCATCAGCGCCGCGTCGTTCCAGAATACGACGCGTGTGCTCACACAGGCCGCCCTGGCCGGCAAGGTCGACGTGCTGGCCGGACTGAAGGAGAACGTCATCCTGGGGCACCTGATCCCGAGCGGCACCGGGTTCCCCGCCTTCGCGTCCGCCGACGTGCGACGGCTGGCCCCGGCGGCGGCCCAGGAGCTTGAAGCGCCGACCGAGACCGGGTAG
- a CDS encoding 30S ribosomal protein S12: protein MATISQLVKRGRKAPQKKTQSPDLMKCPQKRGVCLYVSTRSPKKPNSALRKVARVRLSNGREVTAYIPGESHNLQEHNIVLVRGGRVRDLPGVRYHIVRGTLDAMGVPGRRSSRSKYGVKAGS from the coding sequence ATGGCAACGATCAGTCAGCTGGTGAAGAGGGGCCGCAAGGCTCCGCAGAAGAAGACGCAGAGCCCCGACCTGATGAAGTGCCCCCAGAAGAGGGGCGTCTGCCTGTATGTCAGCACCCGCTCGCCCAAGAAGCCGAACTCGGCCCTCCGGAAGGTGGCCCGCGTGCGACTGAGCAACGGGCGCGAAGTTACGGCCTACATCCCGGGCGAATCCCACAACCTGCAGGAGCACAACATCGTGCTCGTTCGCGGCGGGCGCGTCCGTGACCTGCCGGGCGTTCGCTACCACATCGTGCGCGGCACGCTGGACGCCATGGGCGTTCCCGGCCGCCGGAGCAGCCGGTCCAAGTACGGCGTCAAGGCGGGCAGTTAG
- a CDS encoding DUF4445 domain-containing protein: MSRQTVRVTFQPEGRAVFVLAGTTLVEAAGQAGIVLSQPCGGEGTCGKCRVEVLENAPEPTDADRRHLSPSELAAGWRLACQLSVGADLVVSVPQETRFFEQMILSEGESCQYPFQPNLRKQLIDVPPASIEDQRSDLDRLKAAIGNGALRADLSLIRALPGLLRSGPQPLTAVLEGDEIQWLEPGDTTGGLWGIAFDIGTTSVVGTLMDLTDGSSRCVASRTNPQVHFGDDVVTRIGFAERTPDGLDRLRKRLLTGLNEIIEEVCDTAQIEPEAVYEVVAVGNTTMSHIFLGIDPSPIAHAPYVAVCRGAVDLKAVEAGLEVNGNANLHVLPNIAGFVGSDTVAVVLASGMALRDEPTLAIDIGTNGEVVVGNRRRLIACSCAAGPAFEGARIRHGMRATDGAVSKVVLNAGIEVGVIGGGRAAGICGSGLVDAVAELLSAGVIDETGRIADPQSAAHLPDRLRRAILEFEGQPAVVLVEAADSRTGQPVLLTQKDVREVQLAKAAVHAGIEVVCRELGLDPREVPRVLMAGGFGTFIRRSQAQRIGLLPAVPTDRIESIGNAAAAGAKVVLACTKCRAEAERISRETEYVELAARPDFQTAYMEAMTFPPRA, from the coding sequence ATGTCCAGACAAACGGTGCGCGTGACGTTCCAGCCGGAAGGCCGGGCAGTCTTCGTGCTCGCCGGCACCACGTTGGTCGAGGCCGCCGGTCAGGCGGGCATCGTGCTGAGCCAGCCGTGCGGCGGTGAGGGAACCTGCGGGAAGTGCCGGGTGGAGGTGCTCGAGAACGCCCCCGAGCCCACCGACGCCGACCGACGGCATCTGAGCCCCTCCGAACTGGCCGCCGGATGGCGCCTGGCCTGCCAGCTCTCCGTCGGCGCCGACCTGGTCGTCAGCGTGCCGCAGGAGACGCGGTTCTTCGAGCAGATGATCCTGTCGGAGGGCGAGAGCTGCCAGTATCCTTTCCAGCCCAACCTGCGCAAGCAGCTCATCGACGTGCCGCCGGCCAGCATCGAGGACCAGCGGAGCGACCTGGACCGCCTCAAGGCCGCCATCGGCAACGGCGCCCTCAGGGCCGACCTGTCCCTGATCCGCGCCCTGCCCGGCCTCCTGCGCAGCGGCCCGCAGCCGCTCACGGCCGTCCTGGAAGGCGATGAGATCCAGTGGCTCGAACCCGGCGATACCACGGGTGGCCTCTGGGGCATCGCGTTCGACATCGGCACCACCAGCGTTGTCGGCACCCTGATGGACCTCACGGACGGCAGCTCGCGGTGCGTGGCGTCCCGCACGAACCCCCAGGTTCATTTCGGCGACGACGTCGTCACCCGCATCGGCTTCGCCGAGCGCACGCCGGACGGGCTGGACAGGCTGCGCAAGCGCCTGCTGACCGGCCTCAACGAGATCATCGAGGAGGTCTGCGACACCGCGCAGATCGAGCCGGAGGCCGTCTACGAGGTGGTCGCCGTGGGCAACACGACGATGAGCCACATCTTCCTCGGCATCGACCCCTCGCCCATCGCTCATGCTCCCTACGTGGCCGTCTGCCGCGGGGCCGTGGACCTGAAGGCTGTGGAGGCCGGCCTGGAGGTGAACGGCAACGCCAACCTCCACGTCCTGCCCAACATCGCCGGGTTCGTCGGCAGCGACACGGTCGCCGTGGTCCTCGCCTCCGGCATGGCCCTGCGGGACGAGCCGACGCTGGCGATCGACATCGGCACCAACGGCGAGGTCGTCGTCGGGAACCGGCGCCGGCTGATCGCCTGTTCGTGTGCCGCCGGGCCCGCCTTCGAAGGTGCCCGCATCCGCCACGGCATGCGGGCGACCGACGGCGCCGTCAGCAAGGTCGTCCTCAACGCCGGCATCGAGGTCGGCGTCATCGGCGGCGGGCGGGCGGCCGGCATCTGCGGGAGCGGCCTGGTCGATGCCGTTGCCGAGCTGCTCTCCGCCGGGGTGATCGACGAGACCGGGCGCATCGCCGACCCGCAGTCCGCCGCGCACCTGCCGGACCGCCTGCGCCGGGCCATCCTCGAGTTCGAGGGCCAGCCCGCCGTGGTCCTCGTCGAGGCGGCCGACAGCCGCACGGGGCAGCCCGTGTTGCTCACCCAGAAGGACGTGCGCGAGGTGCAGCTTGCCAAGGCCGCCGTGCACGCGGGCATCGAGGTCGTCTGCCGCGAGCTGGGGCTGGACCCCCGGGAGGTCCCCCGGGTGCTGATGGCGGGAGGCTTCGGCACCTTCATCCGCCGCTCGCAGGCCCAGAGAATCGGCCTGCTGCCGGCGGTGCCGACCGACCGGATCGAGTCCATCGGCAACGCGGCGGCCGCAGGGGCCAAGGTCGTGCTCGCCTGCACGAAGTGTCGGGCCGAGGCCGAACGGATCAGCCGGGAGACCGAGTATGTGGAATTGGCGGCGCGCCCCGACTTCCAGACCGCCTACATGGAGGCGATGACGTTCCCGCCGCGCGCCTGA
- the rpsG gene encoding 30S ribosomal protein S7, with translation MTLTYDFPDPHLEPDPRFKSKLVGKFINCLMHRGKKSVAEAIFYRAMDVVAERTERENALEVFETALGNIAPIIEVRSRRVGGMTYQVPTEVSGKRRVSLAIRWILEATRNKKGRPVYLRLADELTDAYRRQGTAYERRENTHKMAEANRAFAHFSRRR, from the coding sequence ATGACGCTGACCTACGACTTCCCCGATCCGCACCTCGAGCCGGACCCCCGCTTCAAGAGCAAGCTGGTGGGCAAGTTCATCAACTGCCTGATGCACCGGGGGAAGAAGAGCGTCGCCGAAGCCATCTTCTACCGGGCCATGGACGTCGTGGCGGAACGCACCGAACGCGAGAACGCGCTCGAAGTCTTCGAAACCGCCCTCGGCAACATCGCGCCCATCATCGAAGTGCGCTCCCGCCGCGTCGGCGGCATGACGTACCAGGTCCCGACCGAGGTGAGCGGAAAGCGCCGCGTCTCCCTGGCCATCCGCTGGATCCTGGAGGCGACGCGCAACAAGAAGGGGCGGCCCGTCTACCTGCGTCTGGCCGACGAATTGACCGACGCCTATCGCCGCCAGGGCACGGCCTACGAACGCCGGGAGAACACCCACAAGATGGCCGAAGCCAACCGCGCGTTCGCTCACTTCTCGAGGCGCCGCTGA
- the frr gene encoding ribosome recycling factor yields the protein MAIDDVLLDAEERMEKAVQVFADGLRVIRTGTASSGLVEGVRVEYYGSPTPLRQLAQIAIPDPQLIVIKPFDPSCLGAIEKAIQTSDIGINPQNDGKVVRLSVPGLSQERREQLVTRIRQLAEEARVAVRNIRRDANRQLDKDEKDSAISEDECRRARDDVQELTNQYEGQVNDLLEKKAKDLMEV from the coding sequence ATGGCCATCGACGACGTGCTGCTGGACGCCGAGGAACGCATGGAGAAGGCGGTGCAGGTCTTCGCCGACGGCCTGCGGGTGATCCGCACGGGCACCGCCAGCAGCGGCCTGGTCGAGGGCGTGCGGGTCGAGTACTACGGCTCGCCGACTCCGCTCAGGCAACTGGCCCAGATCGCCATCCCCGACCCGCAGTTGATCGTCATCAAACCGTTCGATCCCTCGTGCCTGGGCGCCATCGAGAAGGCCATCCAGACCAGCGACATCGGCATCAACCCCCAGAACGACGGCAAGGTGGTGCGCCTGTCCGTGCCGGGTCTGAGCCAGGAACGCCGGGAGCAACTGGTGACGCGCATCCGCCAGCTCGCCGAAGAGGCGCGCGTGGCCGTGCGCAACATCCGGCGCGACGCCAACCGCCAGCTCGACAAGGACGAGAAGGACTCGGCGATCAGCGAGGACGAGTGCCGCCGCGCCAGGGACGACGTGCAGGAGCTGACCAACCAGTACGAGGGGCAGGTCAACGACCTGCTGGAGAAGAAGGCCAAGGACCTGATGGAGGTCTGA
- a CDS encoding uridine monophosphate kinase, whose amino-acid sequence MPSRGKPERVLLKLSGGALSGPQGTPFGEQALAYIAGQVADARSTGTRIAVVLGGGNVLRGASFYPEGAGRLRADYAGMMATVINALVLRQRLEDLGLPVVHYSAFPVPRIAEAFEPARCIADLDAGRLVLLAGGTGCPLFSTDTAAVLRAIEIGAGLVLKATRVDGVYTADPETTPGAERIERISCADVLRRRLGVMDLTAVSLCLQHSLPVRVFNYGRPGNLRRAVAGEDVGTLMEG is encoded by the coding sequence ATGCCGTCCAGGGGCAAGCCAGAGCGCGTCCTTCTGAAGCTGAGCGGCGGGGCGCTGTCCGGGCCCCAGGGCACGCCGTTCGGCGAACAGGCCCTCGCCTACATCGCCGGCCAGGTGGCCGACGCGCGGTCCACCGGCACCCGCATCGCCGTCGTCCTTGGAGGCGGCAACGTCCTGCGCGGGGCCAGCTTCTACCCGGAGGGCGCCGGCCGGCTGCGGGCGGACTACGCGGGCATGATGGCCACCGTCATCAACGCCCTGGTGCTCCGGCAGCGGCTCGAAGACCTGGGCCTGCCGGTCGTCCACTACTCGGCATTCCCCGTGCCGCGCATCGCCGAGGCGTTCGAGCCGGCACGCTGCATCGCGGACCTCGACGCCGGCCGGCTCGTCCTGCTCGCAGGCGGCACCGGCTGCCCCCTGTTCAGCACCGACACGGCCGCCGTGCTGCGCGCCATCGAGATCGGGGCCGGCCTGGTGCTGAAGGCGACGCGCGTGGACGGCGTCTACACGGCCGACCCGGAGACGACGCCCGGTGCGGAGCGCATCGAACGCATCTCCTGCGCGGACGTGCTTCGACGGCGTCTGGGGGTCATGGACCTGACGGCGGTCAGCCTCTGCCTTCAGCACAGCCTGCCCGTACGCGTCTTCAACTACGGCCGGCCGGGCAACCTGCGCCGCGCCGTGGCGGGCGAGGACGTCGGCACCCTTATGGAAGGATAG